The DNA region CACCTTCATGAGGACGTCCTGAGTCACTTCCTCGGCGTCCTCGCGGTTCTTCATGTATCGGAAAGCCAGCTGGTAGACCTTGCTGCCGTAGGCGCTGGCCAGCGTCTCCACGGCGCCGGGCACGCCGGCCTGCAACTGCTCGATAAGGGCTCGCTCGCTCTGGCTGTCTCGCTTCATCTCGCCTCCGGGGACAAGAACACCGGAGACGAGGAAGTTATTCCCGTCGTCGATACGCATCACCTGTGGCTCCGACCCAGAGAGTACCGCCTAACCATGGACACCCTGTGACGAAGGGCCTAGACCTTGGTATAGGCCGACGGCGGCCCGGCGGGGGTCCCCGAGAGGGACGCTCAAGCGACGTCGAGGCCGAAGACCGCGCACAGATGACCGACCACGGCCGCCTCGACGTCGGCCATTGCCGGCGCGGTTCCGAGGATGCGCTCGAGGGATGTGACGCCGCGGTCGGCGATTCCGCAAGGAACTATCAGGCCGAAATGCCCGAGATTGGTGGTCACGTTGAGCGCGAACCCGTGGCTGGTCACCCAGCGGGAGAGGCGCACGCCGATGGCCGCGACCTTTTCCTCGCCGACCCAGACGCCGGTCAGGCCCGGCTTGCGCCCCGCCTCGATCCCGTAGCCGGCGCACACCCGGATCAGCACTTCCTCGAGGTCGCGCACGTACTTGTGGGCGTCCATGCGGTCCGGCTTGAGGTCGAGGATGGGGTAGCCCACCAACTGGCCGGGACCGTGGTAGGTCACGTCGCCGCCGCGGCCCGCCTCGAACAGCGCGACCCCCAGGGCGCCGAGCTGCTCGTCGGAGGCGAGGACGTGCTCGCGCGACTGCCGCACCTTGACCCCGAGCGTGATGACCGGCGGGTGCTCGAGCAACACCAACGTGTCGGGGATCGTCCCGGCCTTGCGAGCAGCAACCAGCTCGGCCTGCAGCGCCAGCCCGGCGTCGTAGGGCACCAGGCCGGCGCGCCTGACGACCAGCGGCTTCATCAGCTCCAGGACTCGAGGGTCGCCTTGACGCGGCTCATGAACTCGTCGGCGACGGCGCCATCGACCAGGCGATGGTCGTACCCGAGCGTCAGGTAGCCGCGCTGGCGGATCGCGATCATGTCGTCGACCACGACGACGCGCTTCTCGATGGTGCCGACGGCGAGGATGGCGACCTGCGGCTGGTTGATGATCGGCATGCCGAACAGCGTGCCGAACGATCCGGGATTGGTGATCGTGAAGGTGCCGCCGGCGACGTCTTCCGGCTTGAGTTGCTTGGCGCGCGCTCGCGATGCCAGGTCGGCGATGCCGCGGGCGATGCCGAGCAGGCTCTTCTCGTCGGCCTTGTGGAGCACCGGCACGATGAGGCCCCAGTCGAGGGCCACGGCGTACCCGAGGTTGACGTGCTTCTTGTAGGCGACGCGATCGCCGTCGATGGCGGCGTTGAGCACCGGCATGGCGCGCAAGGCCTGCGCGATCGCGTGCGAGATGAACGACAGGTACGTCAGGTTGACGCCGGCCTGCGCGAACTCGGCCTTGAGCGCCTGGCGCGCCGCGGCCACCTTCGTGAAGTCGATCTCGAAGACCGAGTGCACGTGCGCCGACGTGCGCCGGCTGTAGATCATGTGCTCGGCGATCTTGCGGCGCATCACCGACATGGGCTGCACGTCCACGGGCTCGCCGGGCTGGAAGGCCGGGATGTGGAGGCCACTGGCGGCGTGTCCGGCGCCTGGTGCGGCCGCCGGGGCATGGGCGCGGTCGTCGAGGTACTGCAGGATGTCGTGCTTGGTCACGCGTCCGCTGATGCCGGACCCGTGCAGGTGCTGCAGGTCGACGTGGTGCTCCTCGGCGATGCGGCGCACGAGCGGCGACGACTTCTGCCGGCGACGCGCGATCGTCGGGTCCTCGTCGTCTCCGGGCGCGGCCAGGGCGCGGTCTCCCCCTCGACTCCGCTCGGGGCGAGCGACGGCGCCGTCCACCGCTGCAGGGGCGGCGGGCTGCCCACCGACGTCGTGTCCAGCCGTCGGCGGCGCCGCCGCGGCGACGGCGGGACTTGCGGCCGTGCCGTCGGGCTGTGGCGTCGAGGCGGGGGTCGCCGCGGGAGCCGGCGCAGCCTGGGCAGCCGCAGGCTGCTCGCCTGCCTCGCCGAGCACGGCCACCACGGTGTCGACGGGCACCG from Luteitalea sp. TBR-22 includes:
- the lipB gene encoding lipoyl(octanoyl) transferase LipB produces the protein MKPLVVRRAGLVPYDAGLALQAELVAARKAGTIPDTLVLLEHPPVITLGVKVRQSREHVLASDEQLGALGVALFEAGRGGDVTYHGPGQLVGYPILDLKPDRMDAHKYVRDLEEVLIRVCAGYGIEAGRKPGLTGVWVGEEKVAAIGVRLSRWVTSHGFALNVTTNLGHFGLIVPCGIADRGVTSLERILGTAPAMADVEAAVVGHLCAVFGLDVA
- a CDS encoding dihydrolipoamide acetyltransferase family protein, which codes for MPTNVVMPQMGESVTEGTVVRWIKKTGDTVDRDEPLFEISTDKVDAEIPSPAAGVLLEIRVHENETVPVDTVVAVLGEAGEQPAAAQAAPAPAATPASTPQPDGTAASPAVAAAAPPTAGHDVGGQPAAPAAVDGAVARPERSRGGDRALAAPGDDEDPTIARRRQKSSPLVRRIAEEHHVDLQHLHGSGISGRVTKHDILQYLDDRAHAPAAAPGAGHAASGLHIPAFQPGEPVDVQPMSVMRRKIAEHMIYSRRTSAHVHSVFEIDFTKVAAARQALKAEFAQAGVNLTYLSFISHAIAQALRAMPVLNAAIDGDRVAYKKHVNLGYAVALDWGLIVPVLHKADEKSLLGIARGIADLASRARAKQLKPEDVAGGTFTITNPGSFGTLFGMPIINQPQVAILAVGTIEKRVVVVDDMIAIRQRGYLTLGYDHRLVDGAVADEFMSRVKATLESWS